One part of the Corynebacterium sp. CNCTC7651 genome encodes these proteins:
- a CDS encoding F0F1 ATP synthase subunit B has protein sequence MTNVNALIVAAEGHETLPLETTPSILLPAAYDVVWSLVVFLIVFLLFWKYVLPKFQEVLAEREDRIKGGIERAEVAQKEAKAALEKNNAELAEARAEAAEIREAARARGKEIEAESRARAEEESRRIIEAGEKQLLASREQVVSELRNEMGQNSITLAERLLGTELSDSTRRSNTIDDFLSELDNVSTRK, from the coding sequence ATGACTAACGTCAACGCACTTATCGTGGCCGCTGAGGGCCACGAGACGCTGCCGCTGGAGACGACGCCGTCGATCCTCCTGCCGGCCGCGTACGACGTGGTCTGGTCTCTTGTCGTCTTCCTCATCGTTTTCCTGCTCTTCTGGAAGTACGTCCTTCCGAAGTTCCAGGAAGTGCTGGCGGAGCGCGAAGACCGGATCAAGGGCGGCATCGAGCGTGCTGAGGTCGCCCAGAAGGAAGCAAAGGCTGCCCTGGAGAAGAACAACGCCGAACTCGCCGAGGCACGCGCCGAGGCGGCTGAGATCCGCGAGGCCGCGCGCGCACGTGGCAAGGAGATCGAGGCCGAGTCCCGCGCACGCGCCGAGGAAGAGTCCCGCCGCATCATCGAGGCCGGCGAGAAGCAGCTGCTTGCATCCCGCGAGCAGGTTGTTTCCGAGCTGCGCAACGAGATGGGACAGAACTCGATCACCCTGGCCGAGCGCCTGCTGGGCACCGAACTGTCGGATTCCACCCGCCGCTCCAACACGATCGACGACTTCCTGTCTGAGCTCGACAACGTGTCGACGAGGAAGTAG